Proteins co-encoded in one Methanolacinia paynteri genomic window:
- the hemA gene encoding glutamyl-tRNA reductase translates to MKNSLFIPVACAGISHREADIPALEDFRFPDEKEFMDEAGELFKGIVLLQTCNRIEIFVHGDGATLDRFLKDKGRSGYRMLEGEDVLDHLLRLASGMESMIIGEDQILGQLKTALILSQETGHCDRVLDMCINRAIHTGIEVRNRTKINSGAVSIGSAAVTLAEDLLGTLEDRHILVVGVGEMGKLVAQAIAAKNLRAIYVTNRTYETAVDLADKIGGKAVKMDDLYRYISLSDVVISCTGAPHAVIHANELREALESRRWPLDEKERPLILIDIAQPRDVEEEIANIDRVKVFTIDDLRSVSEKNMGIRKKQAEAAEKMISLDLISFVSMLNRTSADDILVDLYTWAESIRIRERDKALSRLKDADEKTRGVIEDLSKVLVKKMFSDATIAIRGCAESGDLEGAEKYVHAITRGNNPCIRKDDSED, encoded by the coding sequence ATGAAAAACAGCCTTTTTATTCCCGTTGCATGCGCCGGCATCTCGCACAGGGAGGCGGACATCCCGGCACTCGAGGATTTCCGTTTCCCCGACGAGAAGGAGTTCATGGACGAGGCCGGAGAGCTCTTCAAAGGAATCGTTTTACTCCAGACATGCAACAGGATCGAGATATTCGTACACGGCGACGGTGCAACACTCGATCGCTTCCTCAAAGACAAGGGACGATCCGGCTACCGGATGCTCGAAGGAGAAGACGTCCTCGACCATCTTTTGAGACTCGCATCAGGTATGGAGTCGATGATAATCGGCGAGGACCAGATCCTCGGCCAGCTCAAGACGGCCCTGATCCTCTCCCAGGAGACCGGGCACTGCGACCGCGTCCTCGATATGTGCATCAACAGGGCGATCCACACCGGAATAGAAGTCCGGAACAGGACGAAAATCAACAGCGGCGCAGTCTCCATCGGGTCCGCGGCAGTAACCCTCGCCGAGGATCTTCTCGGGACGCTCGAAGACCGGCACATCCTTGTCGTCGGCGTCGGTGAGATGGGAAAGCTCGTCGCACAGGCCATTGCGGCAAAGAACCTCAGGGCCATCTATGTCACGAACAGGACATACGAGACGGCCGTCGACCTTGCAGACAAGATCGGCGGAAAGGCGGTCAAGATGGACGATCTCTACCGCTATATCTCCTTATCCGACGTCGTGATCTCGTGCACCGGGGCCCCCCATGCCGTAATCCATGCAAATGAGCTCAGGGAGGCGCTTGAAAGCCGCCGCTGGCCGCTCGACGAAAAGGAGCGCCCGCTGATACTCATCGACATCGCCCAGCCCCGCGACGTAGAGGAAGAGATCGCGAACATCGACAGGGTGAAGGTTTTCACCATCGACGATCTCAGGAGCGTCAGCGAGAAGAACATGGGCATCCGCAAAAAACAGGCGGAAGCCGCAGAAAAAATGATCTCGCTGGATCTCATCTCTTTTGTCTCGATGCTCAACCGCACCTCCGCCGACGATATCCTCGTCGACCTCTATACATGGGCCGAGTCCATACGCATACGCGAGAGGGACAAGGCCCTATCGAGGCTCAAAGATGCCGATGAAAAGACCAGGGGCGTAATCGAAGACTTATCTAAGGTGCTGGTAAAGAAGATGTTTTCAGACGCCACTATAGCAATAAGAGGCTGTGCCGAATCCGGTGACCTGGAGGGTGCAGAGAAGTATGTCCATGCAATAACCAGAGGAAATAATCCATGTATCCGCAAAGACGACTCAGAAGACTGA
- a CDS encoding precorrin-2 dehydrogenase/sirohydrochlorin ferrochelatase family protein, with product MIPLIHDLSGKSVTIFGGGRVAFRKASFFHPEAAVTVIGRSIDEEIIKLGVTCITKEVCAGRESIADFIKGSALVVAATSDKKLNNTIGEVCREKGIPFNNADGDPGDIMIPSVVRGKNYMIAISTEGKSPAIPRYVRHLLERECRGLDDMIELQSEFRETLKNEIPDQDERNRILREIVEDEAVWDHLDKNKRAAVEYITRKYLR from the coding sequence ATGATTCCTCTTATCCATGATCTTTCGGGAAAGAGTGTCACAATATTCGGCGGCGGACGCGTTGCGTTCAGGAAAGCCTCTTTTTTCCACCCTGAAGCGGCAGTGACCGTGATCGGCCGGAGTATCGACGAAGAGATCATAAAGCTCGGCGTAACCTGCATCACCAAAGAAGTCTGCGCCGGGAGGGAATCGATCGCGGATTTCATTAAAGGCTCGGCGCTGGTAGTCGCGGCGACCTCCGATAAAAAACTGAACAACACCATCGGGGAAGTCTGCAGGGAGAAGGGAATCCCGTTCAACAACGCAGACGGTGATCCGGGCGACATCATGATCCCGTCCGTCGTCAGGGGGAAGAACTACATGATCGCGATCTCCACCGAAGGAAAGAGCCCCGCGATCCCACGCTACGTCCGCCATCTCCTTGAGAGGGAATGCCGCGGCCTCGACGACATGATCGAGCTCCAGTCGGAGTTCAGGGAGACGCTCAAAAACGAAATCCCCGATCAGGACGAGAGGAACCGGATACTCAGGGAGATAGTCGAGGACGAGGCCGTCTGGGACCATCTCGATAAAAACAAAAGAGCTGCGGTTGAATATATAACCAGGAAATATCTCAGATGA
- a CDS encoding glycoside hydrolase family 3 protein: MKGDLFFIFVLLCLLAFFLAAGCTGNSEYNEQIGEPDDPVTYEPADECIVPDATLDEKIGQMIMVGFRGFTADNDSQIADDIRNGRVGGVILFDRDVALNSSERNIKSPEQVSLLNSQLQGYAEKIPLFISVDQEGGKICRLKESYGFPAVPSAEYLGSMDNETITREAGSILADTVKNAGFNMNFAPVVDLMVNPDSPAIGKLNRSFSDDPVVVARNAGWIIDEHQKAGIITAIKHFPGHGSAMADSHAGFTDVTDTWSEEELIPYEILIDEGVPDMVMTAHIYNQNLDPDYPATLSEKTITGILRDRLDYDGVVITDAMDMGAIADNYGMKEALNLSINAGCDIILFANNIVYDERIAENATGLIKELVLDGDIPEERINESYERIIRLKMKYLGCE, translated from the coding sequence ATGAAGGGAGATCTTTTTTTCATATTCGTTTTGCTATGTCTGCTTGCATTTTTCCTGGCAGCCGGCTGTACCGGGAACTCGGAGTATAACGAACAGATAGGGGAGCCTGACGATCCTGTGACTTACGAACCGGCAGACGAGTGCATTGTTCCGGATGCGACACTGGATGAAAAGATCGGCCAGATGATTATGGTGGGCTTCCGTGGGTTTACAGCGGATAACGACTCACAGATTGCGGATGATATCAGAAACGGAAGAGTCGGGGGGGTTATACTTTTCGATCGTGATGTAGCCCTGAACAGCAGTGAGAGAAATATCAAATCCCCTGAACAGGTTTCTTTACTAAATAGCCAGCTCCAGGGCTATGCAGAAAAGATCCCTCTCTTCATTTCAGTCGACCAGGAAGGCGGCAAGATCTGCCGTCTCAAGGAAAGTTACGGCTTTCCAGCGGTTCCCTCCGCCGAGTACCTCGGCAGCATGGATAATGAGACGATAACACGTGAAGCGGGAAGCATTCTTGCAGATACAGTGAAAAATGCCGGATTCAATATGAATTTTGCTCCTGTTGTCGATCTGATGGTTAATCCGGATTCTCCGGCAATAGGAAAGCTTAACAGAAGCTTTTCAGATGATCCGGTTGTTGTAGCCCGCAATGCCGGCTGGATTATCGATGAGCACCAGAAAGCCGGCATAATTACGGCGATAAAGCATTTCCCCGGCCACGGGAGTGCGATGGCGGATTCACATGCGGGTTTTACCGATGTGACGGATACGTGGAGCGAAGAGGAGCTTATACCCTATGAAATCCTGATAGACGAGGGTGTTCCGGATATGGTGATGACCGCACATATCTATAACCAGAACCTCGATCCCGATTATCCCGCGACTCTCTCGGAAAAAACAATTACAGGTATTCTCAGGGACAGGCTGGATTATGACGGTGTCGTAATTACCGATGCGATGGATATGGGTGCGATTGCCGACAATTACGGTATGAAGGAAGCCTTGAATCTTTCAATAAATGCCGGCTGCGATATTATTCTCTTCGCAAACAATATCGTCTATGATGAAAGGATCGCAGAGAACGCGACAGGGCTCATAAAGGAGCTTGTACTTGATGGTGATATCCCGGAGGAGAGGATTAACGAATCATATGAAAGAATAATCCGGCTGAAGATGAAGTATTTGGGATGCGAATAA
- a CDS encoding class I SAM-dependent methyltransferase yields MENNPVFKIFESFPRQGPGDDEHTEKAFSIIGEPPEGGGEILDVGCGKGVQTMALARLCPSCRITATDLYQPFLDAVDEKIATGGLSGRVKTVRASMDDLPFEEESFDIIWAEGCSFIIGFGNAVNYWKKFMKPGGYMMISDLFWFTETPSAETREFFAEIDPNLMIDEKGFEIIRNAGLELVGSFRLPSRVWEESYYSKVRENLGNLREKFKDDETALMVIEGLKKEIETFEKYSDEYGYTYNVMRKPL; encoded by the coding sequence ATGGAAAACAATCCAGTTTTTAAGATTTTTGAATCGTTTCCCAGGCAGGGACCGGGAGACGACGAGCACACCGAAAAGGCATTTTCAATCATCGGAGAACCCCCGGAAGGAGGTGGTGAAATCCTTGATGTCGGCTGCGGGAAGGGCGTGCAGACTATGGCCCTTGCCCGCCTGTGCCCGTCATGCAGGATAACGGCGACGGATCTATACCAGCCTTTCCTCGATGCGGTGGATGAAAAAATTGCAACCGGAGGTCTATCCGGGAGAGTCAAAACAGTCCGTGCATCAATGGACGATCTTCCCTTTGAAGAGGAGTCTTTCGACATCATATGGGCCGAAGGATGTTCATTCATTATTGGCTTTGGAAATGCCGTCAATTACTGGAAGAAATTCATGAAACCGGGCGGATACATGATGATATCCGATCTGTTCTGGTTCACCGAAACTCCGTCGGCAGAGACACGGGAGTTCTTCGCAGAGATCGATCCCAACCTGATGATCGACGAGAAGGGATTTGAGATCATCCGGAATGCCGGGCTTGAACTTGTCGGGTCCTTCAGGCTTCCTTCACGAGTCTGGGAAGAGAGCTACTATAGTAAAGTCAGAGAGAATTTAGGAAACCTTAGGGAGAAATTCAAAGACGATGAAACCGCCCTCATGGTTATCGAAGGGCTGAAAAAAGAGATTGAAACATTTGAAAAATACTCGGACGAGTACGGCTACACATATAATGTGATGAGAAAGCCGTTGTGA
- a CDS encoding FKBP-type peptidyl-prolyl cis-trans isomerase: protein MKKRVCFKILSRLSLVIIAIILSIVLLSGSTLAGSYEIDNKAPAKAGDQVSVYYSLSFPGGSVFESNYNGTPLNFTLGSGAMIPGFDKAIQGMVPGETKTVVLTPDEGYGEKNESLVQNIPLTEAIDLVNGMDKENITISFIPGYSCPMIEYRLPEGKYMRYVFTNVTEDSVTVDTNKPLVGKDLQFTIILDSVIKRA, encoded by the coding sequence ATGAAAAAAAGAGTTTGCTTCAAGATACTGTCCCGCCTTTCACTGGTAATTATTGCTATTATTCTGTCAATTGTCCTCCTGTCAGGATCGACGCTGGCGGGAAGCTATGAAATAGATAATAAAGCGCCTGCAAAAGCCGGTGATCAGGTCAGCGTATATTATTCCCTCTCTTTTCCCGGGGGGAGCGTATTCGAATCGAATTATAATGGAACGCCGCTGAATTTCACACTCGGGAGCGGGGCCATGATCCCCGGGTTCGACAAGGCGATCCAGGGAATGGTTCCAGGGGAGACGAAAACAGTCGTTTTAACCCCGGACGAGGGATACGGGGAGAAAAATGAGAGCCTGGTACAGAATATTCCGTTGACCGAGGCAATAGATCTGGTAAACGGCATGGACAAGGAGAATATCACGATATCTTTTATCCCCGGTTATTCCTGCCCGATGATCGAGTACAGGCTCCCGGAAGGAAAATACATGAGATATGTCTTTACTAATGTAACGGAAGATTCGGTAACCGTCGATACGAACAAGCCGCTCGTAGGAAAAGATCTCCAGTTTACAATAATCCTTGATTCCGTTATTAAAAGGGCATAA
- a CDS encoding DUF1294 domain-containing protein produces the protein MQNILILLAIYILLNIISLFAFALDKRKAAKGKWRTPEKKLLLLSFLGPFGAAFGMKMFRHKTMKLKFKLVYLFLALHIVAICAIVMSLADLI, from the coding sequence ATGCAAAACATCCTCATCCTTCTCGCAATCTACATCCTCCTCAATATCATCTCGCTCTTTGCCTTCGCCCTCGACAAAAGAAAGGCCGCGAAAGGAAAGTGGCGGACGCCTGAAAAGAAACTTCTGCTTCTCTCTTTCCTCGGGCCTTTCGGGGCGGCCTTCGGGATGAAGATGTTCCGGCACAAGACGATGAAGCTGAAGTTCAAGCTGGTCTATCTCTTCCTCGCCCTGCACATCGTCGCGATATGTGCCATTGTGATGTCCCTGGCGGATCTGATCTGA